A single region of the Pseudomonas mandelii genome encodes:
- a CDS encoding nitrate reductase encodes MNQITASTCCYCGVGCGVLIEHDGERILGVSGDPSHPANFGKLCSKGSTLHLTGDLTARALYPELRLGKGLARSRTDWDTALDHAANVFARTIAEHGPDSVAFYISGQLLTEDYYAFNKLARALVGTNNIDSNSRLCMSSAVVGYKRSLGADAPPCSYEDLELSDCVMIVGSNMAYAHPVLFRRLEEARSRRPQMKVIVIDPRRTDTCDLADLHLAILPGTDVALFHGILHLLLCEDWVDRDFIQAHTEGLAELTNLVRDYTPSMVSQLCGIEVEQLQECARWVGTSTSFLSLWCMGLNQSTAGSAKNSALINLHLATGQIGRPGAGPFSLTGQPNAMGGRETGSLSNLLPGHREAANAEHRAEVAAYWGVDQLPENAGLTAIELFEQVRSGKIKALWIACTNPAQSLPDQTAVRAALEACPFVVLQEAFRTTETAAFADLLLPAASWGEKDGTVTNSERRISHVRRAIVAPGEARSDWAITVDFAQRLEKQLRPGQNSLFAFETPAQVFDEYKHLTRGRDLDLSGISHELIDRLGPQQWPFPTGASEGTARLYLDGIFPTASGRAQFVADPYRAAREQRDAHFPLTLITGRLRDQWHGMSRTGTAAQLFGHVSEAVLSLHPDEMRRHRLQPGDLISLKSRRGAVIVPVASDDSVRPGQAFLPMHFGDRFLKGGVNTLTLPAFDPLSKQPELKHSGVRLEPVQLPWQLFALVEGNVQQHFETLRPLCEAFSYASLSLVGRERPALLIRAASAAAPDPQLLRDIDQCLALNDGPVLAYDDPRRSIGKRVRIENGRITAIRLAGETLAQHWLQNLWLEGRVDEQLRRWLLAPLSAQPGNAGTAAAGTKTLCNCKNVSQRAVCAGISRGLDLQGLKQELGCGTQCGSCVPEIKRLLAATAQPIAVIA; translated from the coding sequence ATGAACCAGATTACCGCTTCCACCTGCTGCTACTGTGGGGTCGGCTGCGGCGTGCTGATCGAGCATGACGGCGAGCGCATTCTCGGCGTCAGCGGCGATCCGAGCCACCCGGCGAACTTCGGCAAGCTGTGCAGCAAGGGGTCGACCTTGCACCTGACGGGCGACTTGACCGCGCGAGCGTTGTACCCCGAACTGCGCCTGGGCAAAGGCCTGGCCCGCAGCCGCACCGACTGGGACACCGCCCTCGACCACGCGGCCAATGTCTTTGCCCGAACCATCGCCGAACACGGCCCGGACAGCGTGGCGTTCTACATTTCCGGGCAGTTGCTGACCGAGGACTATTACGCCTTCAACAAACTGGCGCGAGCGCTGGTGGGCACCAACAACATCGACAGCAATTCGCGGCTGTGCATGTCATCCGCAGTGGTCGGCTACAAGCGCAGCCTCGGGGCCGATGCGCCGCCATGCAGCTACGAAGACCTGGAACTGAGCGACTGCGTGATGATCGTCGGCAGCAACATGGCCTACGCCCACCCGGTGCTGTTTCGTCGCCTGGAAGAAGCCCGGTCCCGCCGCCCGCAGATGAAAGTTATCGTCATTGACCCCCGTCGTACCGACACCTGCGATTTGGCCGACCTGCACCTGGCGATTCTTCCCGGGACCGATGTCGCCTTGTTCCATGGGATTTTGCACCTGCTGCTGTGCGAAGACTGGGTCGACCGCGATTTCATCCAGGCTCATACCGAAGGTTTGGCCGAACTGACCAATCTTGTACGCGATTACACGCCGTCAATGGTGTCGCAGCTGTGTGGGATCGAGGTCGAGCAATTACAGGAATGCGCCAGATGGGTAGGCACCTCCACGAGTTTTCTGTCGCTGTGGTGCATGGGATTGAACCAGTCCACCGCCGGTAGCGCCAAAAACAGCGCACTGATCAATCTGCACCTGGCCACCGGGCAAATCGGCCGTCCCGGCGCAGGACCGTTCTCCCTGACCGGTCAGCCAAATGCCATGGGTGGACGGGAAACCGGCAGCCTGTCGAACCTGCTGCCGGGCCATCGCGAAGCGGCCAATGCCGAGCATCGCGCGGAAGTGGCGGCCTATTGGGGCGTTGATCAACTTCCGGAAAATGCCGGGCTTACCGCGATCGAGTTGTTTGAACAGGTTCGCAGCGGAAAAATCAAAGCCCTGTGGATCGCCTGCACCAACCCGGCCCAATCGTTGCCGGACCAGACCGCCGTGCGCGCTGCCCTGGAGGCCTGCCCGTTCGTGGTGTTGCAGGAAGCCTTTCGCACCACCGAAACCGCCGCGTTCGCCGACCTGCTGTTGCCTGCCGCCAGTTGGGGCGAAAAGGACGGCACGGTGACCAACTCCGAACGGCGCATTTCCCACGTTCGCCGGGCCATCGTCGCACCGGGTGAAGCGCGTTCCGACTGGGCGATCACGGTGGATTTCGCACAACGCCTGGAAAAACAGCTGCGCCCCGGGCAAAACAGCCTGTTTGCCTTTGAAACGCCGGCGCAGGTCTTCGACGAATACAAACACCTGACCCGCGGGCGTGATTTGGACTTGTCCGGAATCAGTCATGAGCTGATCGACCGCCTCGGCCCACAACAATGGCCCTTCCCCACTGGCGCCAGCGAAGGCACTGCACGCCTGTATCTCGACGGTATTTTCCCGACCGCCAGCGGACGTGCTCAGTTTGTGGCCGATCCGTATCGCGCGGCCAGGGAACAACGCGACGCACACTTCCCGCTGACGCTGATCACCGGTCGCTTGCGCGATCAATGGCACGGCATGAGCCGCACCGGCACCGCCGCGCAGCTGTTCGGGCATGTCAGCGAGGCCGTGTTGAGCCTGCATCCGGATGAAATGCGTCGGCATCGTCTGCAACCCGGCGATCTGATCAGCCTGAAAAGTCGGCGCGGCGCGGTGATCGTGCCGGTCGCCAGCGACGACAGCGTGCGGCCTGGCCAGGCCTTTCTGCCCATGCATTTTGGTGACCGTTTCCTCAAGGGCGGCGTGAACACCCTCACCCTGCCCGCTTTTGATCCGCTGTCAAAACAACCGGAACTCAAACACAGTGGCGTGCGACTTGAGCCGGTGCAGTTGCCGTGGCAGCTGTTCGCCCTGGTCGAAGGCAATGTTCAACAACATTTTGAGACGCTACGACCGCTCTGCGAGGCGTTTTCCTACGCCAGCCTCAGCCTGGTCGGCCGTGAACGCCCTGCGCTGCTGATACGCGCTGCCAGCGCCGCCGCGCCTGATCCGCAACTGCTGCGTGACATCGATCAGTGCCTGGCGCTCAACGACGGTCCCGTACTGGCCTACGACGACCCACGACGCTCCATCGGCAAACGCGTGCGGATCGAGAACGGTCGGATCACCGCGATTCGCCTGGCCGGCGAAACACTCGCCCAACACTGGCTGCAAAACCTCTGGCTTGAGGGACGCGTCGACGAACAACTGCGCCGTTGGCTGCTGGCACCACTGAGCGCGCAGCCGGGTAACGCGGGCACGGCGGCAGCGGGCACCAAAACCCTTTGCAACTGCAAGAACGTCAGTCAACGCGCGGTCTGCGCCGGCATCAGCCGTGGTCTGGACTTGCAGGGCCTGAAACAAGAATTGGGCTGCGGCACGCAATGCGGCTCCTGTGTACCTGAAATCAAGCGTCTACTGGCTGCCACTGCGCAGCCGATCGCCGTTATCGCGTGA
- a CDS encoding bifunctional protein-serine/threonine kinase/phosphatase, translated as MSLQLSFAEASAIGPREENQDALRLVTPAPALAASKGYLFAIADGVSQCADGGLAARSTLQALALDYYATPETWGVAQALDRLLLAQNRWLQANGGGQPLLTTVSALVMRGRRFTLAHVGDCRVYRWHADTLQRVSEDHVWDQPGMQHVLKRALGLDQHLVLDFLDGELRLDESFVLLSDGIWAVLGDTAIAAILRDQPDLHSAAQTLVSAAHLAGSQDNASALLVRVDALGETSIGDALIHLQQWPLPPALKPGQMFEGWQVEGMLGQSQQSLLYRVRDSQQHPWLLKTLPAALRDDHLAGQALLSEEWFLKRVAGRHFPEVHAASQRQHLYYVMREYSGSTLAQLHERVAALPLAQWQDLAERLLKAVGMLHRRQILHRDIKPENLLLGDDGELRLLDFGLAYCPGLSEDQPTTLPGTPSYIAPEAFAGEAPTPQQDLFAVGVTLYFLLTGHYPYGEIEAFQRPRFGVPVSPSRYRPDLPDWIAQSLERAVAADPGQRFETAEEWLLLLEQGERRSLSVRPRPLLEREPLKVWRTLALVMLVVNLVLLVLLFQG; from the coding sequence ATGAGCCTGCAATTGAGTTTTGCCGAAGCGAGCGCCATCGGCCCTCGCGAGGAAAATCAGGACGCCCTGCGCCTGGTCACTCCGGCCCCGGCGCTGGCGGCAAGCAAGGGTTACCTGTTCGCCATCGCCGACGGGGTCAGCCAGTGCGCCGACGGCGGTCTCGCCGCCCGTTCGACCTTGCAGGCCCTGGCGCTGGACTATTACGCCACCCCGGAAACCTGGGGTGTCGCGCAAGCGCTGGATCGCCTGCTGCTGGCGCAAAATCGCTGGTTGCAGGCCAATGGCGGTGGGCAACCATTGCTCACGACTGTCAGTGCTTTGGTCATGCGCGGCAGGCGTTTTACCTTGGCCCATGTCGGCGATTGCCGGGTGTATCGCTGGCACGCCGACACCTTGCAGCGGGTCAGCGAAGATCACGTCTGGGACCAGCCGGGCATGCAGCATGTGCTCAAGCGAGCGCTGGGGCTCGATCAGCATCTGGTCCTGGATTTTCTTGACGGTGAACTTCGCCTCGATGAGAGCTTTGTGCTGCTCAGCGACGGCATCTGGGCGGTGCTGGGCGACACCGCCATTGCGGCGATTCTGCGCGACCAACCGGACCTGCACAGCGCGGCGCAAACCCTGGTCAGCGCAGCGCACCTGGCGGGCAGTCAGGACAATGCCAGCGCCCTGTTGGTGCGGGTCGATGCCCTCGGTGAGACGAGCATTGGCGATGCGCTGATTCATCTGCAGCAATGGCCACTGCCACCCGCACTGAAACCGGGCCAGATGTTCGAGGGCTGGCAGGTCGAAGGGATGCTCGGCCAGAGCCAGCAGTCGCTGCTTTATCGGGTTCGCGACAGCCAACAACACCCCTGGCTGCTGAAAACCTTGCCCGCCGCACTGCGCGACGATCACCTCGCCGGGCAGGCTTTGCTGTCGGAGGAATGGTTTCTCAAGCGCGTGGCCGGACGGCATTTCCCTGAAGTTCATGCCGCCAGTCAGCGTCAGCATTTGTATTACGTGATGCGCGAGTATTCCGGCTCCACTCTGGCGCAGTTGCACGAACGGGTTGCCGCGCTGCCGCTGGCGCAATGGCAGGATCTGGCCGAACGTCTGCTCAAGGCCGTCGGCATGCTGCATCGCCGGCAGATTCTTCATCGCGACATCAAACCGGAGAACCTGTTGCTGGGCGACGACGGTGAATTGCGCTTGCTGGATTTCGGCCTCGCCTACTGCCCTGGTCTGTCAGAAGATCAACCCACGACCTTGCCCGGCACGCCGAGCTATATCGCGCCGGAAGCCTTTGCCGGTGAGGCACCGACACCGCAACAGGATCTGTTCGCAGTCGGTGTCACCCTGTATTTCCTGCTGACCGGGCATTATCCCTACGGCGAAATCGAAGCCTTCCAGCGTCCACGGTTTGGCGTGCCCGTCAGCCCCAGCCGTTACCGCCCCGACCTGCCGGACTGGATCGCGCAAAGCCTGGAGCGCGCGGTCGCGGCGGATCCGGGTCAACGGTTTGAAACGGCGGAAGAATGGTTGCTGTTGCTGGAGCAGGGAGAGCGACGCAGTTTGAGTGTGCGGCCCAGACCGCTGCTGGAGCGCGAGCCGTTGAAGGTCTGGCGGACGCTGGCGCTGGTGATGTTGGTGGTGAATCTGGTGCTGCTGGTTTTGCTGTTTCAAGGCTGA
- a CDS encoding nitrate/nitrite transporter, translating into MNSSFWKSGHTPTLFAAFLYFDLSFMVWYLLGPLAVQIATDLQLTTQQRGLVVATPILAGAILRFLMGLLADRLSPKTAGLIGQVIVICALFVAWKHGIHSYEQALLLGLFLGVAGASFAVALPLASQWYPPQHQGKAMGIAGAGNSGTVLAALIAPVLAAAFGWSNVFGFALIPLILTIIVFAWLAKNAPERPKAKSMSDYFKALGDRDSWWFMFFYSVTFGGFIGLASALPGYFNDQYGLSPVTAGYYTAACVFGGSLMRPLGGALADRFGGIRTLLGMYTVAAICIAAVGFNLPSSYAALALFVCTMLGLGAGNGAVFQLVPQRFRREIGVMTGLIGMAGGIGGFALAAGMGAIKQSTGSYQMALWLFASLGVLAWFGLHGVKRRWRTTWGSAAVTAARV; encoded by the coding sequence ATGAATTCAAGCTTCTGGAAATCTGGCCATACCCCGACATTGTTCGCGGCCTTCCTCTATTTCGACCTGAGTTTCATGGTCTGGTACCTGCTCGGCCCACTGGCGGTGCAGATCGCCACCGACCTGCAACTGACCACCCAGCAACGCGGGCTGGTGGTGGCCACGCCGATTCTCGCCGGGGCCATACTGCGCTTTTTGATGGGCTTGCTGGCTGATCGCCTGTCGCCCAAGACCGCTGGCCTGATCGGCCAGGTGATCGTCATCTGCGCCCTGTTCGTTGCCTGGAAACACGGCATCCACAGTTACGAACAAGCGCTGCTATTGGGCTTGTTTCTCGGTGTGGCCGGCGCATCCTTCGCCGTCGCCCTGCCGCTGGCCTCGCAATGGTATCCGCCGCAGCATCAGGGCAAGGCCATGGGCATCGCCGGTGCCGGCAACTCGGGCACCGTGCTTGCCGCATTGATCGCCCCGGTGCTGGCGGCCGCCTTCGGCTGGAGCAACGTGTTCGGCTTCGCCCTGATCCCGCTGATCCTGACCATCATCGTGTTCGCCTGGCTGGCCAAAAACGCCCCTGAACGGCCGAAAGCCAAGTCCATGTCCGACTACTTCAAGGCCTTGGGCGACCGCGACAGTTGGTGGTTCATGTTTTTCTACAGCGTGACCTTCGGTGGCTTCATCGGCCTGGCCAGCGCCCTGCCCGGCTATTTCAACGACCAATACGGCCTGAGCCCGGTCACCGCCGGCTACTACACCGCAGCCTGCGTGTTCGGTGGCAGCCTGATGCGCCCATTAGGCGGCGCGCTGGCCGACCGATTCGGCGGGATTCGCACGTTGCTGGGGATGTACACCGTTGCAGCGATCTGCATCGCGGCGGTGGGTTTCAACCTGCCGAGCTCCTATGCAGCGCTGGCACTTTTCGTCTGCACCATGCTCGGTTTGGGTGCGGGTAACGGCGCGGTCTTCCAATTGGTCCCGCAACGTTTTCGTCGGGAAATCGGTGTAATGACCGGCTTGATCGGCATGGCCGGCGGCATCGGCGGTTTCGCACTGGCAGCGGGCATGGGCGCGATCAAGCAAAGCACTGGCAGTTATCAAATGGCCCTGTGGTTGTTCGCCAGCCTTGGCGTGCTCGCCTGGTTCGGCCTGCACGGGGTGAAACGTCGCTGGAGAACCACCTGGGGTTCGGCCGCTGTGACCGCTGCCCGGGTCTGA
- a CDS encoding ANTAR domain-containing response regulator: protein MLRILLINDTAKKVGRLKAALTEAGFEVIDESGLTIDLPARVETVRPDVILIDTESPSRDVMEQVVLVSRDQPRPIVMFTDEHDPDVMRQAIKSGVSAYIVEGIHAQRLQPILDVAMARFESDQALRAQLNARDQQLAERKRIELAKGLLMKMKDCNEEEAYTLMRRQAMSRQQKLIQVAEQIIAMSELLG from the coding sequence ATGTTGCGTATCCTGCTGATCAACGACACCGCGAAGAAAGTCGGTCGCCTGAAAGCAGCCCTGACCGAAGCCGGGTTCGAGGTGATCGACGAATCCGGCCTGACCATCGACCTGCCCGCGCGCGTCGAAACGGTGCGTCCGGATGTGATTTTGATCGATACCGAGTCACCCAGCCGCGATGTGATGGAGCAAGTGGTGCTCGTGAGCCGCGACCAACCGCGACCGATTGTGATGTTTACCGATGAACATGACCCCGATGTGATGCGTCAGGCAATCAAGTCCGGGGTCAGTGCCTACATCGTCGAAGGCATTCACGCACAACGCTTGCAGCCGATTCTCGACGTGGCCATGGCGCGCTTTGAAAGCGACCAGGCCCTGCGCGCCCAGCTCAACGCCCGCGACCAGCAACTGGCCGAGCGCAAGCGCATCGAGCTGGCCAAGGGGCTGTTGATGAAGATGAAGGACTGCAACGAGGAAGAGGCTTACACCCTCATGCGCCGCCAGGCCATGAGCCGGCAGCAGAAACTGATTCAGGTGGCGGAGCAGATTATTGCCATGAGTGAATTGCTCGGCTGA
- a CDS encoding CmpA/NrtA family ABC transporter substrate-binding protein: MNETTAGPLAWVNGSDAPEKTEINLGFMALSDCASVVVAATQGFAQPYGLTLNLKRQSSWANLRDKLVSGELDAAHSLYGLIYAVHLGIGGVAPTDMAVLMGLNQNGQSINLSHGLQALGVTSPEALDRHVHQSRPKLTFAQTFPTGTHAMWLYYWLASQGIHPLQDVDSVVVPPPQMVAHLQAGRIDGFCVGEPWSASAVKQNLGFTMATTQTIWPDHPEKVLGCTRAFVEQYPNTARALVMAILEASRFIEDGSENRRSTAKLLSAPEYLDAPLDCIEPRLLGDYADGLGNRWQDPHALRFHAGGEVNVPYLSDGMWFMTQFRRWGLLRDDPDYLGVAREVQQLDLYREAASAVGVAAEGEDMRSSQLIDGKVWDGSDPTGYARSFKLHAMSESSHRIASR, from the coding sequence ATGAATGAAACCACAGCGGGCCCACTGGCCTGGGTCAATGGCAGCGATGCCCCGGAAAAGACTGAGATCAACCTCGGCTTCATGGCCCTGAGTGACTGTGCCTCGGTGGTGGTCGCGGCCACGCAGGGTTTCGCGCAGCCTTACGGCCTGACCCTGAACCTCAAGCGCCAGTCGTCCTGGGCCAACCTGCGGGACAAACTGGTCAGCGGCGAACTCGACGCCGCCCACAGCCTGTACGGCTTGATCTACGCCGTGCACCTGGGCATCGGCGGCGTGGCGCCGACCGACATGGCGGTGCTCATGGGGCTGAACCAGAACGGCCAGAGCATCAACCTTTCTCATGGCTTGCAGGCCTTGGGGGTGACCAGTCCTGAAGCACTGGACCGGCACGTGCACCAAAGTCGCCCAAAATTGACCTTCGCCCAGACATTTCCGACAGGCACCCACGCCATGTGGCTGTATTACTGGCTCGCGAGTCAGGGCATTCATCCGTTGCAGGACGTCGACAGCGTGGTGGTGCCACCGCCACAGATGGTCGCGCACCTGCAAGCCGGACGCATCGACGGCTTCTGCGTCGGCGAACCCTGGTCCGCCAGCGCGGTAAAACAGAATCTGGGATTCACCATGGCAACGACCCAGACCATCTGGCCCGATCACCCGGAAAAAGTCCTCGGCTGCACTCGCGCCTTTGTCGAGCAGTACCCCAACACCGCCCGGGCGTTGGTGATGGCGATCCTCGAAGCCAGCCGCTTCATTGAAGACGGCAGCGAGAACCGCCGCAGCACCGCGAAGCTGTTGAGCGCGCCCGAATACCTTGATGCACCGCTCGATTGCATCGAACCGCGCTTGCTTGGCGACTACGCCGATGGCCTCGGCAATCGCTGGCAGGACCCGCACGCGCTGCGTTTCCATGCGGGCGGTGAGGTCAATGTGCCGTACTTGTCCGATGGCATGTGGTTCATGACCCAGTTCCGCCGCTGGGGCTTGTTGCGCGACGACCCGGATTACCTCGGCGTGGCCCGTGAGGTCCAGCAACTAGACTTGTACCGTGAGGCCGCCAGCGCAGTCGGTGTTGCCGCCGAGGGTGAGGACATGCGCAGCAGCCAATTGATCGACGGCAAAGTCTGGGATGGCTCCGACCCGACCGGCTATGCCCGCAGTTTCAAGCTGCACGCCATGAGCGAAAGCTCGCACCGAATCGCCAGCCGCTGA
- a CDS encoding quinone-dependent dihydroorotate dehydrogenase: MYTLARQLLFKLSPETSHDLSLDLIGAGGRLGLNSLLCKAPAKMPVNVMGLEFPNPVGLAAGLDKNGAAIDGFAQLGFGFVEIGTITPRPQPGNPKPRIFRLPDAEAIINRMGFNNLGVDHLLARVAAAKYKGVLGINIGKNFDTPVERAVDDYLICLDKVYAHASYVTVNVSSPNTPGLRSLQFGDSLKQLLADLATRRAELALRHGKHVPLAIKIAPDMTDEETAQVAQALIETGMDAVIATNTTLSRVGVEGMEHGDEAGGLSGAPVRDKSTHTVKVLAAELAGRLPIIAVGGITEGKHAAEKITAGASLVQLYSGFIYKGPALIRESVDAIAALR, translated from the coding sequence ATGTACACCCTGGCCCGTCAGCTGTTGTTCAAACTTTCCCCGGAAACCTCCCACGATCTGTCCCTGGACCTGATCGGCGCGGGCGGGCGTTTGGGCCTCAACAGTCTGCTGTGCAAGGCGCCGGCGAAAATGCCGGTGAACGTCATGGGCCTGGAGTTTCCGAACCCGGTAGGTTTGGCGGCGGGTCTGGACAAGAACGGTGCGGCCATCGACGGATTTGCCCAGCTGGGGTTCGGCTTTGTCGAAATCGGCACCATCACCCCGCGTCCGCAGCCGGGTAACCCCAAGCCACGGATTTTCCGTCTGCCGGACGCCGAGGCGATCATCAACCGCATGGGGTTCAACAACCTCGGCGTCGATCACCTGCTGGCACGCGTGGCGGCGGCCAAGTACAAGGGCGTGCTGGGCATCAACATCGGCAAGAACTTCGATACACCGGTTGAGCGTGCGGTCGACGATTATCTGATCTGCCTGGACAAGGTCTACGCCCACGCCAGTTACGTGACGGTCAACGTCAGCTCGCCGAACACCCCGGGCCTGCGCAGCCTGCAATTCGGCGATTCGCTCAAGCAATTGCTGGCTGATCTGGCGACCCGTCGCGCGGAACTGGCCCTGCGCCACGGTAAACATGTACCGCTGGCGATCAAGATCGCGCCGGACATGACCGATGAAGAAACCGCTCAGGTCGCGCAAGCGCTGATCGAAACCGGGATGGACGCAGTGATTGCCACCAACACCACCCTGAGCCGTGTGGGCGTTGAAGGCATGGAGCATGGTGATGAGGCGGGCGGTCTGTCCGGCGCACCGGTTCGCGACAAGAGCACCCACACCGTGAAGGTACTGGCGGCGGAACTGGCGGGTCGCTTGCCAATCATCGCCGTGGGCGGCATCACCGAAGGCAAGCATGCGGCTGAGAAAATCACTGCGGGTGCTAGCCTGGTGCAGCTCTATTCCGGCTTCATCTACAAAGGCCCGGCGCTGATTCGCGAGTCCGTCGACGCCATCGCGGCGCTGCGCTGA
- the rmf gene encoding ribosome modulation factor, with the protein MRRLKRDPLERAFLRGYQYGVGGKSRELCPFTLPSVRQAWINGWREGRGDNWDGMTGTAGIHRLNELHAVG; encoded by the coding sequence ATGAGAAGACTTAAGCGTGATCCGTTGGAAAGAGCATTTTTGCGCGGATATCAATATGGCGTTGGTGGCAAATCCCGTGAGCTTTGCCCATTTACTCTACCGTCGGTACGCCAAGCCTGGATTAACGGCTGGCGAGAAGGACGCGGCGACAACTGGGACGGTATGACCGGCACTGCGGGAATCCACAGACTCAACGAACTTCACGCCGTCGGCTAA